One window of Papaver somniferum cultivar HN1 chromosome 9, ASM357369v1, whole genome shotgun sequence genomic DNA carries:
- the LOC113311822 gene encoding uncharacterized protein LOC113311822 → MEHILWQCDFSEAIWHWLCGVFKCSCPRSFDEVLSLAKSKSPAVKEVWYICAFNIMVELWFARNVVIYEVEAPSVDKLKRRIYRCAKEGSFRMRGKKWGNMLDLHIMLHFGISGVKVKTVRVKQCFFAFPSQNQTLICCDGASKGNPGLAGIGFVARNHYGEHMGSASGGLGIATNYLAEVMDLIIAGEWAMSKGLLNVCFSLDSKVVIIAFLNDKIPWMVQSR, encoded by the coding sequence ATGGAGCATATTCTGTGGCAATGTGATTTTAGTGAAGCCATATGGCACTGGCTGTGTGGAGTGTTTAAATGTTCTTGTCCTCGGAGTTTTGATGAGGTTTTAAGTCTTGCAAAAAGTAAAAGCCCAGCTGTTAAAGAGGTATGGTACATATGTGCTTTTAATATTATGGTTGAATTATGGTTTGCAAGGAATGTTGTGATATATGAAGTTGAAGCTCCATCTGTGGATAAATTGAAAAGGAGAATTTACAGATGTGCAAAGGAAGGCAGTTTTAGAATGAGGGGAAAAAAATGGGGGAATATGTTGGACCTACATATAATGTTGCATTTTGGCATCTCAGGGGTAAAAGTGAAAACCGTAAGAGTGAAACAATGTTTCTTTGCATTTCCCTCTCAAAACCAAACATTGATTTGCTGTGATGGAGCTTCTAAAGGCAATCCAGGTTTGGCAGGAATTGGTTTTGTTGCTAGAAATCACTATGGAGAGCATATGGGTTCAGCTTCAGGTGGACTGGGGATTGCCACAAATTACTTGGCAGAGGTGATGGATCTAATTATTGCAGGTGAGTGGGCAATGTCAAAAGGGTTGTTGAATGTATGCTTCAGTTTAGATTCTAAAGTTGTAATAATAGCATTCTTAAATGATAAAATACCATGGATGGTACAGAGCAGATGA